The genome window TGCGGTCATACGCTCCAACGCACGAATGATCGATTCTGTCCCTTTGTTTTGCAAAAACAGCTGCTTGAGTGATTCGTGGATCTCATTCCTTTTGACGAGATCGTCATGCTTCGTCCGGGCATCGGCATATAATTTGGCGTTATGCAATGCGATGGAGGTCTGATCAGCAAAGCCTTGCAGGACAGACAGATCGTAGTCGGTAAACACCTTGTCCTGATGAAACTGGTGCAGGACAAGCACGCCGATTCGCTCGCTTTCGATAGAGATGGGTACACACAAAAGTCCATTCAAGTCTCTGAGCTCTTTCGCATCATTTAAAAATCGGTAGTTTTCCTCTGAGATGTCCATCATGGCCTTCTTTGTCTCGGGATGGGACCGGTAGATCCTGGCATGGCCGTCCTGATAGACTTTTCCTGCAATCGACTCACCAATTCGCAGCTTGAAATATTGGAACACCCGGTCGTGGAAGCCGACGGTCGCTTTTGGAACCAGCCGATCGATGGCTGGATCGTACAGGTGCAGCAGCCCGGCATCTGCGGCAGGAATGACAGCCAGTGCGTTTCCAATGATCTCTCGGATGATGCTGTCAATATCCAGCTTGGATGAGATGGAACGGATGCCCTGCAACAGTTTGGACCACTCATCATTTTTGGTTCGGATCATTTCTTCTGCAAGGAATAGGCGGAACGTCAGCCAGAGAATTTCCAGGCTATCCGGAGAAGGAGCACAGATGGAACCGGAAGCAACGACGACAGCTTGTCCCGCTTCCGGGAAGAACAATCGCAGCAAGGCAACATCAGCCTGTTCCTCCCATCGGTACCTCTCGTCTTCGACATGGGATGCTGCAGAGGGGATAGGGCCGCCAGTTCGTTCGCCTTCCGCATGCAGCAGGCGAAACTGCCGATCATGGGAGGCGAGAAGCCAGAGCGCGAAAGACCGCTTACCAAACGTTTGACGCAATCGATGGATGAACTGTGGAAAGACTTCCATTTGCGACATCCTCCTATGGAGAATCGCACACATAACTGATCATAACTGTGTGCACTTCAACATTGTACGAAATGTTTCGAATTTATACAATCCTCTTACAAGGACAGGAAAGGTGGCAGAACAGATGACGAACACCTATCAAAACTATATCGATGGAAAATGGGTACCAAGCCATACCGGCGATGTATTCACAAGCACGAATCCGGCTAACATTGATGAAGTCGTAGGCTATTTTCAAAAATCGGACGGCGAGGATGCCCGGGCAGCAATCGAGTCTGCAGCAAGGGCGTTTCCCCAGTGGTCGAAAACACCTGCGCCCGTGCGAGGAGAATTTTTGTTTGCCCTGATCCATTTGTTGGAGCAACGAAAAGAAGAATTGGCGGAAACCATTACACGCGAGGTTGGGAAGACCTTGCGGGAAGCACGCGGGGAAGTGAACAAGACGATTACCTCCATGAAACAGCTGACGGGGGAAGCGACGCGCTTGACAGGTCAGACGGTTCCTTCCTTTGATGAACGGGTGGTCGGATACACCGTTCGTGATCCGATCGGCGTGTTTGCCATTATCGCACCTTGGAATTTCCCACTGGGGATCGGGCTTTGGAAGATCGTCCCTGCCATTATCGCAGGAAACACGGTGGTATTTAAACCTGCAAGCAACACATCCCTGATCAGCGTCAAACTGATGGAGCTCCTCATCGAAAGCGGAGTGCCCGCAGGAGTCGTCAACATGGTGACAGGTCCTGGAGCCGTTATCGGCGATGAGCTTGCGAACAACCCGATCATCAAGGGCATATCCTTCACCGGCTCCTCTGAAGTCGGACTGTCGCTAGGCAAGGCAGTCGGCTCTCGCGGCGGAAAAATCCAGGCGGAGATGGGTGGGAAAAACCCGGCCATCATTCTTGGAGACGCCGATATTGATTTGGCGATTGATTGCATCGTGACCAGTGGATTTTTCGACAACGGCCAGCGCTGCACGGGAACAAGCCGCGTTTTGGTCGTCCCGGAAGTGGCGGATCAAGTAAAGTCGAAATTGATCGAACGTGCGAAGAGCATGAAGGTTGGCGATGGCTTTGACCCTGAGAGCCATAATGGCCCTGTCGTGGACGAGCATCAGTTGAATCTGTATTTGCACTACGTCCAAAAAGGAATCGAGGAGGGCGCGACTCTTGCCTGCGGAGGACAGCGCCTCACCGATGGTACTCTAGGGAATGGCTACTTTGTTGCACCGACAGTGTTTACTGGGGTAACACAAGAGATGACGATTGCCAGAGAAGAGATTTTTGGGCCAGTCATCGCCGTCATCGATGTGGAATCTTTCGAGCATGCCATGGAAGTGGCAAACCAAGTGGAGTTCGGCTTGTCCTCTACCATCTTTACCAACGATTTGCGCAAGGCGTTTGATTTTGTCAAAGGGATCCAATCTGGTGTGACGCATGTG of Brevibacillus choshinensis contains these proteins:
- a CDS encoding aldehyde dehydrogenase family protein, with translation MTNTYQNYIDGKWVPSHTGDVFTSTNPANIDEVVGYFQKSDGEDARAAIESAARAFPQWSKTPAPVRGEFLFALIHLLEQRKEELAETITREVGKTLREARGEVNKTITSMKQLTGEATRLTGQTVPSFDERVVGYTVRDPIGVFAIIAPWNFPLGIGLWKIVPAIIAGNTVVFKPASNTSLISVKLMELLIESGVPAGVVNMVTGPGAVIGDELANNPIIKGISFTGSSEVGLSLGKAVGSRGGKIQAEMGGKNPAIILGDADIDLAIDCIVTSGFFDNGQRCTGTSRVLVVPEVADQVKSKLIERAKSMKVGDGFDPESHNGPVVDEHQLNLYLHYVQKGIEEGATLACGGQRLTDGTLGNGYFVAPTVFTGVTQEMTIAREEIFGPVIAVIDVESFEHAMEVANQVEFGLSSTIFTNDLRKAFDFVKGIQSGVTHVNMPSTHFESQYPFGGKKISGLGPREQGESALDFYVETKTVYIRP